A segment of the Lycium ferocissimum isolate CSIRO_LF1 chromosome 5, AGI_CSIRO_Lferr_CH_V1, whole genome shotgun sequence genome:
ACCTTTGCAGTCATTTTACTGCCCAATTACTGGTGATGTCATGGAAGATCCTGTGGAGACTTCTTCTGGGAAGATATTTGAAAGGACAGCGATCGAGAAGTGGTTAGCAAGTGGAAATAAGCTGTGTCCCTTGACCAAAAATCACTTGAAAAAGTCAGATCTTCGGTCCAATAAAACGCTGCGTCAGTCAATTGAAGAATGGAAAAACAGAAACATCATGATCACCATCGCTTCCCTAAAACTGAAAATTCAGACAaacaatgaagaagaagtacTTCAATCTTTACAGAAGTTGCTGGAGTTTTGTGTAAGGAGTGAGTTGCAGAGAGAATGGATAGTGATGGAAAATTACGTTCCAGTTACTATAGATATTCTATGTGCAAATAATACTGAGATACGAAAGTATGCTTTAATGATACTTTATGCTCTCGCAAAGGATAGTGAAGAAGGCAAGGTATTGTTTAGTATACATTTAACAATTCTCTGTTCCAATTTCTGCTCCAGTCaataatgcatatacatcagTAGCAGTGAACACACAACTGGTCCAGCTATCTGTAGTAATGTTATCAAATGGATACGTGTTCTATTAAATGTTTGACTTTAATAATAGGAAAACTTTTGGGTTTATGCCAAACGATTTAAATCTAATTTATCTTGTTGTCCTGGCAGGAAAGAATAGGTACAGTATATAATGCTATTGGATTGGTGGTGCGATCTCTTGCACGCAAACCTGAAGAAAGCATATTGGCTTTGCAACTGCTTTTGGAGCTATCTAGAAGTAGTATAGTTCAGAACTTGATTGGCAGTGTCCAGGGTTGCATCCTTCTACTTGTTACTTTCATGAATAGTGAGGACTCTATAGCTGCCAAGTATGCAAGTGAGATCTTGGAGAATCTCTCGTTCCTTGATCAGAATGTTATTGACATGGCAAGATTAAATTATTGTGCACCCTTATTACAACATCTATGTTCAGGTATTTGCTTAACAACCTATCAAATTTTACAGCTGTAAAgaaggatatttttagaccaaGGGTTACTGCATAATTTAGGCTATGATTATTCCTTTTTGTGCTTTTGGATGTTTTCTTGCATAACTTGTGTGTGACAACTGGAAAACATTGTTCATGATAGATGATATATCTACTGTTACCTTTGATCCACTTTAAATCAAGCCAGCAAGCGCTGAGCATTATTTGAGCATTTATGTGCTATTTTAGCTACTAATTCACttataaagaataaaatatgtTATAGACATGGTTTAAGCATTCCTGAACAGTCTTGGAGACCTTGAGATGTCTGCAATTCATGGCAATCACACGGTAACTAACCGTTTCAGTTTGACTTGTTGAGAAAACTTATCCATTTTGGAAATTAGGCCAACATAAAGAACTAATACAAGAATGTTGGCACTCTGATATCCTTTATAAAGTTAAAGCATCTAAAAAGGGTATGAACCAATAAGTTATGTGGGTTGGAATGACATACAATTCAAGAATGAAATCCTGATGTCAGGTCGACAAATATAGTGATGATAGATGATATGGTTGGTGAATTTGAAAACGTAAATTTATTATGATTATGGTTGTTAGAATCCGGAACTACTTCCAGAAGCTGTAAACACAATTTTAAAGGTCTATCTCATTGGTGCAGGAACTGAAAGTAAGCGTATGATCATGGCCAAAACCTTGTCGGACATCCAGTTGAGCGACCAGGTTAAGCTGTGCATCATAGAAAAAGGGGCACTGAAGCCACTTCTTGAACTTCTCTGTCATAGCAATACAGAGATGAAAAGCATTGCTGTCAAAGCACTTCAAAGCCTTTCAACTGTCCCACAAAATGGTCAGCTGATGATTAAGGAAGGTGTCAGTGACCTGCTATTTGAACTACTTTTTTGTCACACCTTGTCAACAGAAATACGGGAAAATGTTGCAGCAACAATTATGCAACTTGTTATGTCAAAAAATTCCCAAGGATCAAAAGATGAGCAGGTTTCATTGTTGGAGTCTCATGACGATATCTTTAAACTCTTTTCTCTTGTATCATTGACTGGCTCTAATGTGCAACAAAGCATTCTTCGTATCTTTCAAGCAATGTGCCAATCTCCTGCTGGTTCTGATATCCGGACTAAACTGAGAGAGGTGCGTAAATTCTGGTAAattatcttttatatttttgcacAAGCTAacagaattgaatatattgtcACACTTACTATAGCTAGTCCATCCCCCAAGACATAAATTTCTAGGAGAATACAATTCCCTCTAAAGATATCTACCTAACTCAAACTGTAAACTGATGATCCTCATTAGGAAAGAGACATAGAAGTTTTGTGTTATGTATAACGGAAGGAGGTTTTGAATTAAGGGACTACCAAAATCTTAAACATTATCAAGCTGTTCGTAGCATTTTGGCGCTGATGCTTTAGTTTCTCTAAGATTTTGTTGACCGACTTGCTAGTAGGTAGAAGATCTCCTTTTTATATGAAGTGCCTGAAATGATTTCTCAATTGCTCTCCTTTACATCTCCTCAGCCACAAGTTAGTGATTGGCAGTCCTTGAACAAGTGCTTCCTCCTTTACAATCAATTAACTAGATTTCACACTATGGTCAGATCTTGAAGTTCATATAGATAAACACAATTTGACTTCTGACTTCAACTGTCATTTCAATAATTGTTTCATTGTCAGATTTCCGCAATTAAGGTACTAGTCTACCTATGTGAACTTGATGACCGTAAGGTACGGGCTGATGCGGTGAAACTCTTCTATTTATTGGCAAAAGATGGTAGTGATGATATTCTCTTAGAGCATGTAAATAATACCTGCATTGGGAACTTGGTACGGATCATCAGAACTTCAGACAACGAAGAAGAGACTGCTGCTGCATTGGGAATAATCTCCTATCTTCCTCAAGATTGTTCAATGTCCCAGCACCTTCTTGATGCTGGGGCGCTTGATGTCATCTTAGACTGTTTGCGTGGTAGAAATGACCACGCTTCACTAAGAAATGAAGTTGTAGAGAATGCTGCTGGAGCTCTCTGCCGTTTTACTGTTCCAACAAATCCAGAAATACAAAAACAAGTTGCTGAAGCTGGTATTATTCCTCTTCTAGTATCCCTACTAGCATCAGGCAGTTCTTTAACCAAAAAAAGTGCAGCTACTTCTTTAAAGCAGTTTTCAGAAAGTTCAATTAAGCTGAGCAAGCAGCCAGCCAGGAAAAATTGGATGTTAAGCTGTTGTATTGCCTCACCGACACGGGGCTGTCCAGTGCACCTAGGATTTTGTAGTGTGGAATCCTCATTCTGCCTTTTAGAGGCCAATGCTCTCAGACCCCTTGCGGAAGTGCTAGACGAGCCAGATCATGCTGCTTCTGAAGCTTCTTTAGATGCAATCTCGACAATAATTGAAGGTGAACAGCTGCAGAATGGTTCTAAGGTACTTGCAGAAGCTAATGTCATCGCTCCAATCATAAAATTGTTGAGCTCATCCTCCATCATATTGCAAGAAAAAGCTCTCAAGGCCTTGGAGAGGATATTTCGATTGATAGAATTGAAGCAAAAATATGGGACGTCAGCCCAGATGCCACTTGTGGAAATCACTCAAAAAGGAAGAAGTGACATGAAATCTTTAGCTGCTAAAGTTCTAGCTCACTTGAATGTGCTTGCTGAACAGTCTTCCTTTTTCTAATGGAGGAATTTACTTGAACTGTTGAATACTCATATATTTTAGAAAGGAATCTGTTAGATATGAACGTTAGTCTTGTATGTAATGTTTATTGTTGTTTCTAGGCCTGTGTGGGCTCATGGTGCACTAGCAGATATGAAGATCAATGAGTAGTTGCCATTTTCTGTTCCAATGCACCAATTTATTATCTTTTCAAAAATGAGTATGATTTGGTAGTTCTCATGTTATGACTTGGTACCTTAGCTTTTCTGTCAAATTTAATTAGGTTTTTCTTANNNNNNNNNNNNNNNNNNNNNNNNNNNNNNNNNNNNNNNNNNNNNNNNNNNNNNNNNNNNNNNNNNNNNNNNNNNNNNNNNNNNNNNNNNNNNNNNNNNNTTTTAAATTATGTGATGTGAAAAAAGactttaagttaattagtttgggaatcgaaattcagcagtaatatttgtttagaactctattttgaatatgtgatatagttttagttgaccaaatagccaacacaactatgataaaattagactaaaagagtatattcgtcgaccacatattttcctacaaactttacatttttattgttaacttatgtatttatgaaaagaagaactttaactattcttttttagataatctttttttatttaacatatatattcatgcttttaaaataatatagatttaacaattcataatcatttacaacttgtttggatggttgttacctattattatattgtgttgttagtttaaatacaatgtttgctttgattgttactttaattttattgtatcgtatcgtTAAATCCATCGTTATGTAACGATgaaaggtcctattttatgtaacgacTGATTTGGTCCTATGCAGTAAAACAcaatacgatacattatgaaacaatacataacaatcatccaaacaaagtgttaacaaaatattaattcattaacaatcaacttctttcaattcataaccaatatttaacaactaattaatccataatcaatatttaacaaataatcaattaacaaaataataattcattaacaattaacaattcatcaacaattaacaattcataaataattaacaattcataaacaattagcaaattaacaactcataaacatataataacttaacaatttataaacatttaacaaattaacaattcatacacATTTAACAATTAATGaatttgcccaaaaaaaaaaaaaggaacaaggcAAAAAGTCAACGCCAATTTCgatcaaaccaaaaaaaataaaatgaaatttgactttttttttttgggaaattaaggacgattaaatgttaaacatgcgtacaatataatgtatataacaaattaataacaaaagttcatagtagaaaaccttaatcgaaggTTTTTTGTAGAGTTGTGTTAATCGAGTTGTAGGCCGCTTTTTCCCACAATTCGAGcttagaatcttgctccttGACTTAAATGTACCaagaatctaaactttcccgacgaaaattaatagaaaacgacatttttttttaagtggggACCACCTTAAATCGCCTCCAATagccttttttaaattttttaacgcCACTGGAGGGACCAATGGTGGAGCCGATCGGGTTTTATGGTGGACTCCTATAGCGCAAGAAATACTACGCTATAGGAGAGAAATAGTTTGGTTTAGCGcaatattttactgcgctaaagcacttaacggctCCATCACGGTTAAGTGTTTTAGCGCAGTATAAAGGTATTtatgtcacctttttttttgttggggtattttggttcaaaagatttttttttgggtcattttggttccggactcgcTTAGGGTTATATAACCTTTTTCACATGAGATCGGAAAAATTTTACCATGGTAGAGGCTCAACCAACAAAAGTTGTGTGAGGCTCCATCCTTTATTTGACAAGTGGAATTCTGAGTCCCACCAGTACTTTTGCTTACCCACACCTTGTCTCTCTTTTATTCTAATCATTCACTCTATCATTTTGTCCACTATCCTCACACAACTTAGCacaaattttagttttataattTTCTCTGCTAAATTAACCCATGCAATTTCATAGTTCAACCAACAAATATTTAGTTTTCAATAGTAAATTAATTGTTATTTTGTCTTCCAGTTCTCACTCGCtcctaccaaaaaaaaaaaaaaaaaaaaaggaagaattttttttcaaagtttttaaGAATATGCAAAACGTATACGTGTATGACGTTAACTTAAATCGTAttctaaaaatcaaatttattaaTTGCATTTCTCAAATGCAATTTATAAAGGGAAAATAACCTAACAATATCTATTTAAGACTCTATActacaaaacataaaaatacttttccttatttacaaaacataccaacaaaattacaaagtataccAGATTTAGGCTTAATGGGTTACCCAcgattttaggctttttttaaggaagaaaatctgattttaaaTGTGGACTTAATTATAGGATAGCTACcattcaacttcttcttctttttaaaaatatttctctttctccccccccccccccccccacgatAGACACCATTTTCATACCTAAAATCCATCTTCTCTCctagtataaattttcaaaccaatattacaaagtatttttttattactaacttgtgtattaattgtatataaaaattgatttgcATCGCCAGAcatatatatgatcattgtgtgtttttaaatcgtataaattatataaaccgtagtttaaaaaatgttgaaaacatatatactttctcataatctatacatactttgatcagattttatacaatttatatgtactttatcataatcacaatatacatacaacttttatacatatttcatacgtagaaattataacgaatttatacatattgcatacaacaattaatatatatttattttctggtgtatgaactttgtatggaatctgatttgtatcaattacaattttattatacatatttttctcaaaatttatacatactttgattagattttgtacaatttatatgtactttataataatcaaaatacacatacaatttttatacatatttcatatataaaaattataagaatATATACAGTTATTCATATTGCATacgaaaattatacatatatgttttttggtgTATGAACTTTTACATAAAAATTACCGATTATAATGGAGTTTTTGAgtaaagttggagaaaattaggtaacaatatctcttaattttgaatggtgagagaaaagtggatgaaataaggaagcaaaagttggagaaaatcaggGAACTATATCTCTAAATTTTGAATGGATAGAGAAACGtggataaaataagtaaaacaatttccttaccttatttaatgtgttttatttgcttttttttaatttacctaattcgtatagattttgtaacaaGTCTTCATTGGATATATTTTGTTAATCGAAAAATATCGTCATgttctgtaaatataccctcttatcatgtacatatatgttttttgcccATTTATAAATCATATATCTAAAACTCACTTTGTAAAGCACCAAAATAAGtttccacttagcctttttattttggttcaaaataagtgtttacttacataatcaagaaagaattaactttatttttcaattttgtcCCTATTTACTCAAGGCAACAAATAGGCAAGAATCTTATTAATAAAGGGcagtttagtcaaaatacctattttttctaggaattaatatttttttgagagtgtgaaaaaggctaagtggacattTATTTTGAATCGAAGGTATTACATTATTTTAATGCTAAGAATAAACCAACATAAATCGGCAAAATAAATGGATAAAGATAGAAATAGATCTTTTTGATTTCTCTTCATCTACTAAAATGTACGAAACTGACAATTGACCAATTATCAATACATAATTGTGTGAATTTTGTAAATGGCATACAACATATAAGGAATAAGGAATAGTTAATGCATTTCTAAAATATTGATTGACCATTTATTACATTATTTTGGAATAATCACTTTGTTAACTACATAAATTATTCAATAATTGCttttaataaattatatttttcatatgggAGCTTAGTGCTCCTAGcgcctttttttattttagaaatgtGATTTATAAATCTGAGTGAAGCTAAATATCGTCTTTCAACGTTTTATTACCTCAATTAACTTTTAAACACATGTATAGTATATCGCACGCATTTTAATATACATTTTGCATATTTAGAATTCTGATAATAGTTGTGCATTAGTGAAGTCAAAGGTTCCATACTCTGCTGAAAAAAATAGAAACGAAATATTTTTACATTAACTAGTATTTTccagagagagaaaaaaaagctTTACATTctatgagagagagagatgagagagCAAAAAGATAATTGGAAAGAATAAAAGAGAGAGCGAAAAGTGTAGGTAAGCAAAAGTCTTTTGGTGGGACCCAGAAATTCCACTTGTCAAGCAAAGGGTGGAGCCTCACACAACTTTTGTTGGTTAAGCCTCTACCATGGTAAAAATTTTCATGGTCTTAGGACATTTGTCTCCTCAAATTAAAAGGCCACAGGTTTATGATGACAAGACTCCAGAGAAGAATCAGCAGACAGAACAAAAGAAAGTCATGCATGAAAAATGCTACTACTGTAGTATAGCCTAGAAATATTTGGATTCTTAATGAACTCCTAAATTAACAAGTGCAAGTTCACGGAAGACTGTACAAGATGTTGAAAAGACTGATGAGTTCATGAACTAGTATAGAAATTAATGACTTCAAGAAATACtgctaaaaaaattataatatggCTGGACATCCTTTAGCAATAACCCCTTTAGCCGTGGGACAAGCAGCCAATGGACATCCATCTACATTATTTCCCCACCAGTCGACACTGATATCTTTCGATTGTAAGGCAATGAACAACAAGACCGCAATGAATGCAGTTCCAGCATCCAGGCCACCGGATAAAACATAGTTATAACGTTGCCACAAGTGAGGCCACCGTCTGTAAACAACATAGCCAGAGAGGAAAGCCAAAATCAGCCAACTTGTGTAGTTCACCGAGCTTGCTGGAGGCATCATGGCTGTTGCGCCTAATAGTACTGGCATGTGTATGAGGCGAATCCATTTCTGCTTAGGGAAAATCTTGTGTGCAAACCAAACTAGTATGGGGGCAATGGCTCCTCCCAGAAAGAACCAATTGATATTGATGTAAACACCACGTTGTCCAAATATTCTCATTGGTCCAATGAGCCCCCAGATAACAGAGGCGTCATAGAAAACGCGATCCTGTGGACATTGCCACGGGCTGTTTTCTGGTAGAACAGAGATGTCACAGAGATTTGGCACTGTATCCATGAGCCACCAAGCAGTAATTGTGTATACGATTATTGCTATGAATGTGCCCAGTATCTGAAAAGCAAATAGTCAAACATTCAAAAAAAACAATCCAAGGGAAATAATTCTCCTCGTCTGCATCAAGAATTAtaacctgtttggccaagcCTGTGGGAAGCTAAGAGTGCTTATTTTAGAAAGTTGGGGTGTTTGACCTAGCTTCTAGGGAAAGAATAAGTTCATTTGAGAAGAGCATaagcagtttttcagaagctaaaaaaatagtttttcccTATAAGTACATTTGGGACATTGGTCAAGCACAAAGTACTGCTCTAATATtggaaaaagtgtttttcaaatgattagccaaacacaaactgctactatccaaaagtactttttcaaAAAGCAACAAAAAACATTTTTCGAAGCAAATTTTGGAAGCTTAGGCCAAATAGGCAATTAGTATAAGAGGACCTAATTACCTGAGCCATAAACATTGCCCTTGGAGGAATTTTCATGTAGTGACCAAGCTTGAAATCATAGACAAAACTAAGAGCTTGGGACATGCTAATGTACCCATACACCTTGAATACCATGTTAGCCACAGGGTAGCCAGGGTATATCAACCCGAGAACATACTCTGTGATGATATTAAGACCTGGTTGCTGAgtcaaaaggaaataaagtcaaAACGACACGAACACGACATATTAATTTGCACGTAAAAGAGATTGAGTTTTCCGGTGATTGAGTTACCTGGTTTGTAGTGGCAGTAATTATTCCAATGGGCAGAGTGAAAAAAAAGGCTATAGCAAAAGCTAGCAAGACATACCACCAAGGCAATTGAAATGTTTCAAGATAATACTGACAAGTAAAGAGGATTAGTGCCATGTTCACCACAAGAATAATATAGAACCACCACTTAGGGACCTGCTTGTAATTTTTCATTAGCCTTGTGTGCACATCTGGTTTCTTTTCCTGTCCCAAGCATCCAAGTGATTCTCTTAATCGACTCCACACTTCCCTGTAAAATGTCAAATTTTAGATACCCTTCTTGATGCCTTAGAGGCTACTTTCAATCAAGACAACTTACATAGAAGCCAAAATTGAATGACATTCAATTGAAAGTATTATAACTATAACAATCAAACGATGTAATAGCTATACAGAGATTATATTTAATCAGGTAATGCATACCTTCCATGGAAAAGAGTAACGTGGACGAGAGTAGCACTAAGACCAGCAAATCCAAGACCATATGTCATGGCAAAAAATGTGCTCAAATGCAATTTTCcatattgattataggcagctttATCAAGCTGAAAGTGCGAATCAATGACTCCCTCAGTGTTATATTTCGTCCCATTTTGAGTGAAGAGGCTGGAAGAGAAAATTGGGAAAGTCTTGGCGTTGTAAACGTTGTACCAATAAGTTAACGGAGTCATCAAGTACATTACAAGTACAAAACCAACTGCAACATTGGCACTAGCAAACCATGGACTAGCCAGAGGACTTCCGAGGTACGATGAAATCGTTGTCCAATCGAATCCTAAGGCACCAATGCCAAGGCCGCGCATGCCAGAGCCCAATTGTTGAACAAAGATAGATTTGGGGGCCAGCCAACAGAGCCAAGAAAATGAGGACAATATCTGGAAAAGATAACCAGGGAAAATGTAGTATGCAAAGCTGAAAACTAAGGCTATGAGGAAGAATTGTATCCGTGTTGTACCACCCTTTGATCTAGTCTCCTTTTCATGCAGAGCTCTGCACAATCATAAAATGGTGGAAATAATAAGTCGTACGCGTACGcgtgtataaaatatttacacaatAAGATTACTTGCTATAAATTATTACATACAAGTACACACTAACATTGTAACAAAAAATTTACacttatatgtgtgtgtgtgtttttttttaaaaggtaacATTTACTTATATGTGTGTTTTAACATGTCATAACATGTAATCTATCTTATTTTCGAGGTTGCTAGTACCACTTTTAGTGATAGTTACTTGTAATTATCTTTAGGCCATCTGAGAGTAGTATGTATCAAATTTAAACTCAAATCTATATATAACCTGGTAAAACGAGTAACTAATCTACTATTACAGGCTAAACTATAGTGATGGtgcaaaataaattaatacatatatacctgAATAAGGAGACCTGAACCAAACTGCCTGGCCACCACATCTCTGCTGGCTCAACAAGTTGACGCCGGAAAATACCAGCCCAACCAAAACCTAACATCTGCCATTTGTagattaaaatatataaataactaGTACTATTTTAAGGGGAAAATAATGGAAGAATGTAGCTTTAGTCGACTTATATCAATCAGCTAGTAAATTATCATTATCAACTCATAAAATATTTCAGACTGGttaacaataacatacccagtaaaATTTCACAAAGTGGGGTCTTGGCATATTTCAGACAGTTTAA
Coding sequences within it:
- the LOC132056384 gene encoding U-box domain-containing protein 44-like, producing the protein MPEDPSTEVVTEITRLIFETIEAANYVVVQKENFNKFSNFLEKIALVLKELSKSETSKINNLSPAFEDLKLEIEVIKQLALDCRNRNKIYLLLNCQRIMKYFESSTRDISRTLLLITSEPLNILPEVTDELKYLCKNMLDTEYEVSIEEEEVSEKIELRIQERNIDRSYANDLLICIARAVGIENEQSQLKKEFEKFKTEIASSEQGKNLTETLRMEEIILLLGKADLLTTAEEKQTNYLTKRNSLGRQPLEPLQSFYCPITGDVMEDPVETSSGKIFERTAIEKWLASGNKLCPLTKNHLKKSDLRSNKTLRQSIEEWKNRNIMITIASLKLKIQTNNEEEVLQSLQKLLEFCVRSELQREWIVMENYVPVTIDILCANNTEIRKYALMILYALAKDSEEGKERIGTVYNAIGLVVRSLARKPEESILALQLLLELSRSSIVQNLIGSVQGCILLLVTFMNSEDSIAAKYASEILENLSFLDQNVIDMARLNYCAPLLQHLCSGTESKRMIMAKTLSDIQLSDQVKLCIIEKGALKPLLELLCHSNTEMKSIAVKALQSLSTVPQNGQLMIKEGVSDLLFELLFCHTLSTEIRENVAATIMQLVMSKNSQGSKDEQVSLLESHDDIFKLFSLVSLTGSNVQQSILRIFQAMCQSPAGSDIRTKLREISAIKVLVYLCELDDRKVRADAVKLFYLLAKDGSDDILLEHVNNTCIGNLVRIIRTSDNEEETAAALGIISYLPQDCSMSQHLLDAGALDVILDCLRGRNDHASLRNEVVENAAGALCRFTVPTNPEIQKQVAEAGIIPLLVSLLASGSSLTKKSAATSLKQFSESSIKLSKQPARKNWMLSCCIASPTRGCPVHLGFCSVESSFCLLEANALRPLAEVLDEPDHAASEASLDAISTIIEGEQLQNGSKVLAEANVIAPIIKLLSSSSIILQEKALKALERIFRLIELKQKYGTSAQMPLVEITQKGRSDMKSLAAKVLAHLNVLAEQSSFF
- the LOC132058281 gene encoding oligopeptide transporter 6-like translates to MAEIQVNKMNFPKEVDDDDECPIEEVEMTVPKTDDPTIPVLTFRMWFLGITSCVMLSFVNQFFWYRTEPLSISSTAVQIAVVPIGHLMAKIITKRVFFEGTGWSFTLNPGPFNVKEHVLITIFANAGAGSVYATHILSAVKLYYKRPLSFLPALLIMATTQMLGFGWAGIFRRQLVEPAEMWWPGSLVQVSLFRALHEKETRSKGGTTRIQFFLIALVFSFAYYIFPGYLFQILSSFSWLCWLAPKSIFVQQLGSGMRGLGIGALGFDWTTISSYLGSPLASPWFASANVAVGFVLVMYLMTPLTYWYNVYNAKTFPIFSSSLFTQNGTKYNTEGVIDSHFQLDKAAYNQYGKLHLSTFFAMTYGLGFAGLSATLVHVTLFHGREVWSRLRESLGCLGQEKKPDVHTRLMKNYKQVPKWWFYIILVVNMALILFTCQYYLETFQLPWWYVLLAFAIAFFFTLPIGIITATTNQQPGLNIITEYVLGLIYPGYPVANMVFKVYGYISMSQALSFVYDFKLGHYMKIPPRAMFMAQILGTFIAIIVYTITAWWLMDTVPNLCDISVLPENSPWQCPQDRVFYDASVIWGLIGPMRIFGQRGVYININWFFLGGAIAPILVWFAHKIFPKQKWIRLIHMPVLLGATAMMPPASSVNYTSWLILAFLSGYVVYRRWPHLWQRYNYVLSGGLDAGTAFIAVLLFIALQSKDISVDWWGNNVDGCPLAACPTAKGVIAKGCPAIL